A part of Larkinella insperata genomic DNA contains:
- a CDS encoding tetratricopeptide repeat protein, translating to MNRSTFQQLLSFFVLMAYGGYFLGCSNSDNSEAVVFFQRANLAFKSGEHRQAIKFYNEAIEKNPDFADAYNNRGLAKYRLGNAEEALADYDQAIEKDAEFWQAYFNRAEVRADLNDLKGSADDLKKIQTVYRDSSYYYVRLGNLQIKQDAQSAAQASYEKALALDPKNAEALTNRGVLYFNQKQYDLARADFQQATQLNPKQHFAFNNLGIILAREKKYAEALELTDRALALQPTQPYYLNNKGYLLLQLNRPEEALRLIEQSLKLDDQNGWAHRNLGLYYLTQKQSNQAVIALKEAERLDPSIENVYAYLGGAYQQSGDLALACQAWKRGANAGDPLAQEELARNCR from the coding sequence ATGAACCGATCTACCTTTCAACAACTACTGTCTTTTTTCGTCCTGATGGCTTACGGCGGGTATTTCCTGGGCTGCTCAAACTCGGATAACAGCGAGGCAGTCGTGTTTTTTCAACGGGCAAATTTAGCGTTCAAATCCGGTGAACACCGGCAGGCCATCAAGTTTTACAACGAAGCCATCGAAAAAAATCCGGACTTCGCCGATGCCTACAACAACCGGGGGCTGGCCAAATACCGGCTCGGCAATGCCGAAGAAGCGCTGGCGGATTACGACCAGGCCATCGAAAAAGACGCCGAATTCTGGCAGGCTTACTTCAACCGGGCCGAAGTCCGGGCCGACCTGAACGACCTGAAAGGCAGTGCCGACGATTTGAAGAAAATTCAGACGGTTTACCGGGATTCGTCCTATTATTACGTCCGGTTGGGCAATCTCCAGATCAAGCAGGATGCCCAGTCGGCGGCCCAGGCTTCCTACGAGAAAGCCCTGGCGCTGGATCCGAAAAACGCCGAAGCCCTGACCAACCGGGGCGTCCTGTATTTTAATCAGAAGCAGTACGATCTGGCCAGGGCCGATTTTCAGCAGGCTACCCAACTAAATCCCAAGCAGCACTTCGCTTTCAACAACCTGGGAATCATTCTGGCTCGGGAAAAAAAATACGCCGAAGCCCTGGAACTGACGGACCGGGCTTTGGCGCTACAGCCGACCCAGCCGTATTACCTGAATAACAAAGGCTACCTCCTGCTCCAGTTGAATCGGCCGGAAGAAGCGCTCCGACTCATTGAGCAGTCCCTGAAGCTGGACGATCAAAACGGCTGGGCCCACCGCAATCTGGGGTTGTACTACCTAACCCAAAAGCAGAGTAATCAGGCGGTTATAGCTTTGAAGGAAGCCGAGCGGCTTGACCCGTCCATCGAAAACGTGTACGCTTATCTGGGCGGGGCCTACCAGCAATCCGGTGATTTAGCCCTGGCGTGTCAGGCCTGGAAACGCGGGGCCAACGCTGGTGACCCGCTGGCCCAAGAAGAATTAGCGCGTAATTGCCGGTAA
- the menD gene encoding 2-succinyl-5-enolpyruvyl-6-hydroxy-3-cyclohexene-1-carboxylic-acid synthase, whose translation MAIHQHLLDLVELCVRKEIRQAVISPGSRSAPLTLALARHPQVTTRVVADERSAGFIALGIAQQIRKPVVVVCTSGSAVYNLAPAVAEAYFQEIPLLVLTADRPKEWTHQLDGQTIYQTEIFGKHVKQSFEWPADFVHPDARWFAERIANEAVDLARTEPRGPVHINLPLREPLYPSADETFAFGPVRVIEQLPAMPALPPETWHRLQDDWDSAERKLIAIGQGPHDPALLAVLKKMSEEWRTPIVGDVISNLPRNGEFITQLDVFLNLSDEQIREDLRPDLLITCGQSFISKQFKLFLRSHPPRQHWQVQPHTRLADPFQSLTRLIPHDPTAFFEKLFSDVDYQRFVSNDDEADSDDGYQQTWQTLDRQATRMVSQFLRDETVFHEWAVVQRLLDQLPTDSQLHVANSMPVRYVNLSGLDENQLVEVFANRGTSGIDGCLSTAVGAALTTSKTVTALIGDVAFFYDRNALWNNLVPKNLRVIVLNNHGGNIFRIIDGPSRQPELDAYFETSQPLSAENTAKDAGMVYQKVTSYAELKAVLPDFFAPGERPRLLEIETDRRTNAEEFDRYKRLVKELNP comes from the coding sequence GTGGCCATTCATCAGCATCTACTTGATTTAGTCGAATTGTGTGTTCGGAAGGAAATCCGACAGGCCGTTATTTCACCCGGTTCGCGCAGCGCCCCCCTAACCCTGGCCCTGGCGCGTCACCCGCAGGTGACAACGCGGGTGGTGGCCGATGAGCGGTCCGCCGGTTTTATCGCGCTTGGTATCGCCCAGCAAATCCGGAAACCGGTTGTTGTTGTCTGCACGTCGGGTAGTGCGGTGTACAACCTGGCACCCGCCGTGGCCGAAGCCTACTTTCAGGAAATCCCATTGCTGGTCCTGACCGCCGATCGCCCGAAGGAATGGACGCACCAACTGGACGGGCAGACCATTTACCAAACCGAAATTTTCGGTAAGCACGTCAAGCAGTCCTTTGAATGGCCCGCCGACTTTGTGCACCCCGACGCCCGCTGGTTTGCCGAACGGATTGCCAACGAAGCCGTTGATCTGGCGCGCACCGAACCGCGGGGCCCCGTTCACATCAACCTGCCCCTGCGCGAGCCACTGTATCCGTCGGCCGACGAAACGTTTGCGTTTGGTCCGGTCCGGGTGATTGAGCAACTGCCGGCGATGCCGGCGCTCCCGCCCGAAACCTGGCATCGGTTGCAGGACGACTGGGATTCGGCGGAACGAAAACTGATTGCAATCGGTCAGGGGCCGCACGATCCGGCCCTGCTGGCGGTTCTGAAAAAAATGAGTGAAGAATGGCGGACCCCCATCGTGGGTGATGTGATTTCCAACCTGCCGCGCAACGGTGAATTCATTACCCAGCTCGACGTGTTTCTGAACCTGTCGGATGAGCAAATCCGGGAAGACCTCCGGCCCGACCTGTTGATAACCTGCGGCCAGTCGTTTATCTCCAAGCAGTTCAAGCTTTTCCTGCGCAGCCACCCTCCCCGGCAGCATTGGCAGGTTCAGCCGCACACCCGTCTGGCCGATCCGTTCCAGTCGCTGACCCGATTGATTCCGCATGACCCGACGGCTTTCTTCGAAAAACTATTTTCGGATGTTGATTATCAACGGTTTGTGAGTAACGACGACGAAGCGGATTCGGATGATGGGTACCAGCAAACTTGGCAGACACTGGACCGCCAGGCGACGCGAATGGTGAGCCAGTTTCTGCGAGACGAGACGGTCTTTCACGAGTGGGCCGTTGTTCAGCGGCTGCTGGATCAGCTACCGACCGATAGCCAGCTTCACGTCGCCAACAGCATGCCCGTGCGGTACGTCAATTTGTCAGGACTGGATGAAAATCAGCTGGTTGAAGTGTTTGCCAACCGCGGTACCAGCGGCATCGACGGGTGTTTGAGCACGGCGGTGGGCGCGGCTTTAACAACCTCGAAAACCGTTACGGCCCTGATTGGGGATGTGGCTTTTTTCTACGACCGGAACGCGCTCTGGAACAATCTGGTACCAAAGAACCTGCGCGTGATTGTACTCAACAACCACGGCGGAAATATCTTCCGGATTATCGACGGGCCTTCCCGGCAGCCGGAGCTCGATGCGTATTTTGAAACCAGCCAGCCGCTGTCGGCGGAAAATACCGCCAAAGATGCAGGGATGGTTTACCAAAAAGTAACCTCGTACGCCGAATTGAAAGCCGTTTTGCCGGATTTTTTTGCCCCCGGTGAACGGCCCAGGTTACTGGAAATCGAAACCGATCGACGCACGAACGCCGAAGAATTTGACCGCTACAAACGATTAGTCAAGGAGCTAAACCCGTAA
- a CDS encoding sigma-70 family RNA polymerase sigma factor — translation MRQLKISKQITNRESQSLDKYLQEIGKVDLLTPDEEVQLAQKIREGDQLSLERLTKANLRFVVSVAKQYQNQGLSLGDLINEGNLGLIKAAQRFDETRGFKFISYAVWWIRQSILQALAEQSRIVRLPLNRVGSLNKISKTFSDLEQKFEREPSPEELAAVLEISAAEVVDTLKISGRHVSMDAPFVQGEENSLLDVLENDGEDKPDSGLINDSLRKEVQRALSTLTQREADVITLYFGLNGEHAMTLEEIGEKFNLTRERVRQIKEKAIRRLRHTSRSKALKTYLG, via the coding sequence ATGAGACAGCTAAAAATATCCAAACAGATTACCAACCGCGAGAGCCAATCTCTTGACAAGTATTTGCAGGAGATTGGTAAAGTGGACCTGCTTACGCCGGACGAGGAAGTGCAGTTGGCGCAGAAAATTCGCGAGGGCGATCAGTTGTCGCTCGAGCGTCTGACCAAAGCCAACCTGCGGTTTGTCGTCTCCGTGGCAAAACAATACCAGAACCAGGGTTTGTCGCTGGGCGATTTGATCAACGAGGGAAACCTGGGGTTGATTAAAGCCGCCCAACGGTTTGACGAAACCCGGGGTTTTAAATTTATTTCCTACGCCGTTTGGTGGATTCGCCAGTCGATTCTGCAGGCCCTGGCCGAGCAGTCACGGATTGTTCGTCTGCCGCTCAACCGGGTAGGTTCGCTGAACAAGATTTCAAAAACGTTCTCCGACCTGGAGCAAAAATTCGAACGGGAGCCGTCGCCGGAAGAGCTGGCCGCGGTGCTCGAGATTTCGGCCGCCGAGGTAGTGGATACCCTGAAAATTTCGGGTCGGCACGTTTCAATGGATGCGCCGTTTGTGCAGGGGGAAGAAAATAGCCTGCTCGATGTACTGGAAAACGACGGAGAAGATAAGCCCGATTCGGGCCTGATCAATGATTCGCTGCGGAAAGAAGTGCAAAGGGCGCTGTCGACGCTGACCCAACGGGAAGCCGATGTGATCACCCTGTATTTCGGTCTCAATGGCGAACACGCCATGACGCTGGAAGAAATTGGTGAAAAATTTAACTTGACGCGCGAGCGGGTCCGGCAAATTAAGGAGAAAGCCATTCGCCGGCTGCGCCACACGTCTCGTTCCAAAGCGCTGAAAACTTATCTAGGGTAG
- the pnp gene encoding polyribonucleotide nucleotidyltransferase: protein MSQIITHSINLPDGRTITIETGKLARQADGAVVVRLGDTMLLATVVSSKEAKEGTDFLPLSVDYQEKFASAGRIPGSFQRREGRLGDHEILISRLVDRALRPIFPDDYHADTQVMITLISADPEVQPDALAALAASSALAVSDIPFNGPISEVRVAKVDGEYRINPTTSDLERATLDLIVAATEKDICMVEGQMNECSEEEVVEALKAAHEVIKVQCAAQKELEAAVGKQQKRVYSHETHDEELRQFVHQQTYDKVYAVARLANKNKKVRSESFKAVFEEFKTILFPNGEEDSAKLALAKTYFHDVQWEASRRLVLDERVRLDGRQLDEIRTITSEVDYLPSAHGSAVFTRGETQSLTTVTLGTKMDEQIVDQAMHQGFAKFLLHYNFPGFSTGEVKPNRGAGRREIGHGNLAHRALKKVMPPDADNPYTIRVVSDILESNGSSSMATVCAGTLALMDAGVKIKAPVAGIAMGLITDNAGKYAVLSDILGDEDHLGDMDFKVTGTEAGITACQMDIKVDGLSYDVLTEALQQARAGRLHILGEMNKTLSAPRPDLKPHAPRAVTIKIDREFIGAVIGPGGKVVQEIQKESGATIVIEEKDNAGYVNIFATNQTSMDKAVSRIKGIATVPEVGEIYDGKVKTIMPFGAFVEFLPGKDGLLHISEIKWDRLETMEGVLEVGEEVRVKLIDIDKKTGKYRLSRKVLLPKPVNKNPA, encoded by the coding sequence ATGTCACAAATCATCACACACTCCATTAACCTCCCTGACGGACGTACGATCACCATCGAAACGGGCAAGCTGGCCCGCCAGGCCGATGGTGCCGTAGTCGTTCGGCTGGGCGATACCATGTTGCTGGCAACGGTGGTATCGAGCAAAGAAGCGAAAGAAGGCACAGATTTTCTGCCACTTTCGGTTGACTATCAGGAAAAATTTGCGTCAGCCGGGCGCATTCCGGGCAGCTTTCAGCGCCGGGAGGGTCGGTTGGGCGATCACGAGATATTAATTAGCCGGCTGGTTGACCGGGCGCTGCGCCCGATTTTTCCGGACGACTACCATGCGGATACCCAGGTAATGATCACCCTGATTTCGGCGGATCCGGAAGTTCAGCCTGATGCCCTGGCGGCTCTGGCGGCTTCGTCGGCGCTTGCCGTTTCCGATATTCCGTTCAACGGTCCGATTTCGGAAGTACGGGTGGCAAAAGTCGACGGGGAATACCGCATCAACCCCACCACGTCCGATCTGGAGCGGGCGACGCTGGATTTGATCGTAGCGGCTACCGAGAAGGACATTTGTATGGTGGAAGGCCAGATGAATGAATGTTCGGAAGAAGAAGTGGTTGAAGCTCTGAAAGCGGCTCATGAAGTGATTAAAGTGCAGTGCGCTGCGCAGAAAGAACTGGAAGCCGCCGTTGGCAAACAGCAGAAGCGGGTGTACAGCCACGAAACCCACGACGAAGAACTGCGTCAGTTTGTCCACCAGCAAACGTACGACAAAGTATACGCGGTGGCCCGGCTGGCCAACAAAAACAAGAAAGTTCGCAGCGAGTCGTTTAAAGCGGTTTTCGAAGAATTTAAAACGATTCTGTTCCCGAATGGGGAAGAAGATTCGGCGAAACTGGCGCTGGCAAAAACCTATTTCCACGATGTGCAGTGGGAAGCTTCGCGCCGGCTGGTACTCGACGAGCGGGTCCGGCTCGACGGCCGTCAGCTGGACGAAATCCGCACAATCACGTCGGAGGTCGATTACCTGCCTTCGGCCCACGGTTCGGCCGTTTTTACCCGCGGTGAAACGCAATCGCTGACCACCGTAACGCTCGGTACGAAAATGGACGAGCAGATTGTGGATCAGGCAATGCACCAGGGTTTTGCCAAGTTTTTGCTGCATTACAATTTCCCCGGTTTTTCAACGGGTGAAGTCAAACCAAACCGGGGGGCGGGTCGCCGGGAAATCGGTCACGGAAATTTGGCCCACCGCGCCCTGAAAAAAGTGATGCCGCCGGACGCTGATAATCCGTACACCATTCGGGTGGTTTCCGATATTCTGGAATCCAACGGCTCGTCGTCGATGGCAACCGTTTGCGCCGGAACGCTGGCGCTGATGGATGCCGGGGTCAAAATCAAAGCACCCGTCGCCGGAATTGCCATGGGTTTGATTACCGACAATGCCGGAAAATACGCCGTTCTGTCCGACATCCTGGGCGATGAAGATCACCTGGGCGATATGGACTTTAAAGTAACGGGAACCGAGGCCGGAATTACCGCCTGCCAGATGGACATTAAGGTGGACGGTTTGTCGTACGATGTGTTGACCGAAGCCCTGCAACAGGCCCGGGCGGGCCGTTTGCACATTTTGGGCGAAATGAACAAAACGCTGTCGGCTCCCCGTCCGGATCTCAAACCCCACGCGCCCCGCGCGGTTACGATCAAAATCGACCGCGAATTCATTGGTGCCGTTATCGGGCCGGGCGGTAAAGTGGTTCAGGAAATTCAGAAAGAATCCGGCGCCACCATCGTTATCGAAGAAAAAGACAATGCCGGTTACGTCAATATCTTTGCGACGAATCAAACCAGCATGGACAAAGCTGTCTCCCGGATTAAAGGCATTGCGACCGTTCCGGAAGTCGGTGAGATTTACGACGGAAAAGTTAAAACCATCATGCCGTTTGGGGCATTCGTCGAGTTCCTGCCGGGCAAGGATGGTTTGTTGCACATTTCCGAGATTAAGTGGGATCGTTTGGAAACCATGGAAGGCGTTCTGGAAGTCGGCGAAGAAGTCCGGGTTAAGCTGATCGACATCGACAAAAAGACCGGAAAATACCGTCTTTCGCGTAAAGTTTTGCTTCCCAAGCCAGTGAACAAAAATCCAGCCTGA
- the rpsO gene encoding 30S ribosomal protein S15, with product MYLNTEKKQEIFAAQGFKRTTEDSGSAESQIALFTFRINHLTEHLKTHKHDYGTRLGLLKLVGKRRRLLDYLIKKDITRYRAIIAELGLRK from the coding sequence ATGTATTTAAATACCGAAAAAAAGCAAGAAATCTTTGCTGCTCAGGGGTTCAAAAGAACCACGGAAGACTCTGGGTCGGCTGAATCTCAGATCGCTCTGTTTACATTCCGGATTAACCACCTGACAGAGCACCTGAAAACTCACAAACACGATTATGGCACCCGGCTGGGCCTGCTCAAACTAGTCGGTAAGCGCCGGCGGTTGCTGGACTATCTGATAAAGAAAGACATAACTCGTTACCGGGCCATTATTGCTGAACTAGGGCTTCGGAAGTAA
- a CDS encoding LptF/LptG family permease, whose product MKKIDKLVLKSFWGPFVLTLCVVVFIFLMRLMMFYIDQFVSKDVEFAVFGKIIFYFSLITIPIALPLAILLSSLMTYGNLGEFFELTALKSAGISLTRAMRPLLIVATGIAIFSFWFNNKVAPWANLKGYSLLWDIKSSKATLSIKEGIFYNDLPGYSIKADKKDGETLRGLVIYKHQENGLETGNREIILADSGRMFTTSDKQYLIFELYNGNDYTEYTDNSSNVSYASNGSQNSLGKFMRNGFEHYKLRISLESFGLKRTDEQQFEYHEYMKNLSELATLTDSLKQELKTSLANTANTSRQYYSYQFKQPVVSAVTSGTASVPSSGTAAVTAPATPTAVRAGKWIDSLLARPVDARYQGEIQDMALSQARNMLSYAESNQTYLKEKAKTVNRYELESHHKFTQAISCFIMFLIGAPLGAIIKKGGFGVPVLVSILFFILLYVLTLTGDKYAKDGLIWVPAGAWMANVILLPIGLYLMKQARNDSRLFDKDVYIIWWGRMKKRYVDWRTGRIQAKMA is encoded by the coding sequence ATGAAAAAAATTGACAAGCTCGTACTGAAGTCGTTCTGGGGCCCCTTTGTATTGACGCTTTGTGTAGTTGTGTTTATATTCCTGATGCGCCTGATGATGTTTTACATTGATCAGTTTGTATCAAAAGACGTTGAATTTGCGGTTTTTGGGAAGATTATTTTTTATTTCAGCCTGATCACCATTCCAATTGCGCTGCCGCTGGCCATCCTGCTGTCTTCGCTGATGACCTACGGAAACCTCGGAGAATTTTTCGAGCTGACCGCCCTGAAAAGCGCGGGAATTTCCCTGACCCGGGCCATGCGCCCGCTGCTGATTGTTGCCACGGGCATAGCCATCTTTTCTTTCTGGTTCAACAATAAAGTTGCTCCCTGGGCCAACCTGAAAGGCTACAGTTTATTGTGGGATATCAAATCGTCCAAAGCCACCTTAAGTATTAAGGAAGGTATTTTTTACAACGACCTGCCGGGCTACAGCATCAAAGCCGACAAGAAAGACGGCGAAACGCTGCGCGGGCTGGTCATTTACAAGCACCAGGAAAACGGGCTGGAAACCGGTAACCGGGAAATCATTCTGGCTGATTCGGGCCGGATGTTTACTACCTCCGACAAGCAATACCTGATTTTTGAGCTTTACAACGGCAACGATTACACCGAGTACACCGATAATTCGTCGAACGTTTCGTACGCCAGCAACGGTTCGCAAAATTCGCTGGGCAAGTTTATGCGGAACGGCTTTGAACATTACAAACTGCGAATCAGTCTGGAGTCGTTTGGGTTAAAACGGACGGATGAGCAGCAGTTTGAGTACCACGAATACATGAAAAACCTGAGCGAACTGGCCACGCTGACCGATTCGTTGAAGCAAGAACTCAAGACGAGCCTGGCCAATACGGCCAATACCTCCCGGCAATACTACAGCTACCAGTTTAAGCAACCCGTTGTATCTGCCGTAACGTCCGGCACCGCGTCAGTTCCGTCGTCTGGGACCGCAGCGGTAACAGCTCCGGCAACTCCGACCGCAGTACGGGCGGGCAAGTGGATCGATTCGTTGCTGGCCCGGCCCGTAGATGCCCGGTACCAGGGGGAAATTCAGGACATGGCCCTTTCGCAGGCCCGCAACATGCTCTCGTACGCGGAGTCGAACCAGACCTATTTAAAAGAAAAGGCCAAAACCGTCAACCGCTACGAACTGGAAAGCCACCATAAATTTACGCAGGCCATTTCCTGCTTTATTATGTTTCTGATCGGGGCTCCGCTGGGGGCCATCATCAAAAAAGGCGGTTTCGGGGTTCCGGTGCTGGTGTCGATTCTGTTCTTTATCCTGCTGTACGTGCTGACCCTGACGGGCGATAAATACGCCAAAGACGGCTTAATCTGGGTGCCCGCCGGGGCCTGGATGGCCAACGTTATTCTGCTGCCGATCGGGTTGTACCTCATGAAACAGGCCCGTAACGATTCGCGCTTATTTGATAAGGATGTATACATCATCTGGTGGGGCCGGATGAAAAAACGGTATGTGGACTGGCGGACGGGGCGGATTCAGGCCAAGATGGCCTGA
- a CDS encoding START-like domain-containing protein encodes MEKYKFVAEYELRASPKVLFPYISTASGLSQWFANKVNVRPDQQYDFFWDNESHLARQVSIRQNKSVRFEFLNGTGTADEHNYIDFRVDVSELTQSTFLRIIDYSSNTDADELKSLWNSLIEKLKEIVGS; translated from the coding sequence ATGGAAAAATATAAATTTGTTGCGGAATACGAACTTCGGGCCTCTCCGAAAGTCCTTTTTCCCTATATCAGCACCGCTTCCGGGCTTTCTCAATGGTTTGCCAACAAGGTCAACGTCCGTCCGGATCAGCAGTACGATTTTTTCTGGGATAACGAAAGTCACCTCGCCCGGCAGGTTTCCATCCGGCAGAATAAAAGCGTCCGTTTCGAGTTTTTAAATGGAACCGGAACGGCCGACGAGCATAACTACATCGATTTCCGCGTGGATGTCAGCGAACTCACCCAATCGACTTTTTTGCGGATCATCGATTATTCGTCCAATACCGATGCCGACGAACTTAAATCGCTTTGGAACAGTTTAATTGAAAAGTTGAAAGAAATCGTGGGAAGTTGA
- the holA gene encoding DNA polymerase III subunit delta has protein sequence MTPAVDQILKDIRKKNYAPVYLLHGEEPYFVDLIAEEIEKSVVPEHEKGFNQFVVFGKDTQVGAVINMARRYPFMADRQLVLVKEAQQLGGLGEKANQALLEEYSKTPLSSTVLVLCHSGAFDERKALAKSIGQKGVLLNSKKLYENKVPDWIGEYCRNQNAKISLKAIQMLFDYIGNDLKRLSGEIDKIMINLKAGEEISADTVERLVGISKEYNVFELQKALTLRDVVKANRIADYFSRNPKDNPLPPMLIILYQFFTKVLMVQASRDQSEKGLSALLGVHTFFIKDYLQTARAYPLWKVAGIIKSIRRADALSKGIDSPTLNEGAILKQLVYEILH, from the coding sequence ATGACTCCGGCTGTTGATCAGATTCTGAAGGATATTCGAAAGAAAAACTACGCTCCGGTGTATTTGCTGCACGGTGAAGAACCGTACTTTGTTGACCTGATTGCCGAAGAAATCGAAAAATCCGTTGTGCCCGAGCACGAAAAGGGCTTTAATCAGTTTGTGGTTTTTGGGAAGGATACGCAGGTGGGCGCGGTGATTAATATGGCCCGGCGGTATCCGTTTATGGCAGACCGTCAGTTGGTACTGGTCAAGGAAGCCCAGCAATTGGGCGGGTTGGGCGAAAAAGCCAACCAGGCGCTGCTGGAGGAATATAGTAAGACCCCTTTATCGTCGACAGTGCTGGTGTTGTGCCACTCCGGCGCCTTCGATGAGCGGAAGGCCCTGGCGAAATCCATCGGGCAGAAAGGAGTTTTGCTGAACTCCAAGAAGCTCTACGAAAACAAGGTGCCCGACTGGATCGGGGAATATTGCCGGAACCAGAATGCTAAAATCAGCCTGAAAGCCATTCAGATGCTGTTTGACTACATTGGCAACGACCTAAAGCGGTTGTCGGGGGAGATCGATAAAATTATGATCAACCTCAAAGCCGGTGAGGAAATCAGCGCCGATACCGTCGAGCGCCTGGTGGGCATCAGCAAGGAGTACAATGTGTTTGAACTTCAAAAAGCGCTCACGTTGCGGGATGTGGTGAAAGCCAACCGGATCGCCGATTATTTCAGCCGCAATCCAAAGGACAATCCGCTGCCGCCTATGCTGATCATTCTCTACCAGTTTTTTACGAAAGTCCTGATGGTGCAGGCGTCCCGCGACCAGTCGGAGAAGGGATTATCGGCTTTGTTGGGCGTTCACACCTTTTTTATCAAAGATTACCTGCAAACCGCCCGGGCGTATCCGTTGTGGAAGGTGGCCGGTATCATCAAGTCCATCCGCCGGGCCGACGCGCTTTCCAAAGGCATCGATTCTCCGACCCTAAACGAGGGAGCCATCTTAAAACAACTCGTGTACGAAATTCTTCACTAG
- a CDS encoding acyl carrier protein phosphodiesterase, which produces MNILAHAYLAGDDEGLIIGNFIADFIKGNPAHPRHGLSEAVQRGIWLHRQIDTFTDQHPLVEEMRVLVRPRCHKYAGAAIDVFLDHFLAVQFVEIARQPLPAFVRNFYQIIRYNRDQLPDGARRMSDYMIQYDWLTGYQFREGIDRSLKGIARRTVFESNLDTAIEDLNANYRSFEQYFRLFFPALQQHVRDFLTDNQWN; this is translated from the coding sequence ATGAATATTCTAGCACATGCGTACCTGGCTGGCGACGACGAGGGCCTGATTATTGGTAATTTTATCGCCGATTTCATCAAGGGAAATCCCGCACATCCCCGGCACGGGTTGTCTGAGGCCGTGCAGCGCGGCATCTGGCTGCACCGGCAGATTGATACCTTTACCGACCAGCATCCGCTGGTGGAAGAGATGCGGGTTCTGGTGCGGCCCCGTTGCCACAAATACGCCGGAGCGGCCATCGATGTCTTTCTCGACCATTTTCTGGCCGTTCAGTTTGTTGAAATCGCCCGCCAGCCGTTGCCCGCCTTTGTCCGGAATTTCTACCAGATCATCCGCTACAACCGGGACCAGTTGCCGGACGGCGCCCGGCGCATGAGCGATTACATGATTCAGTACGATTGGCTGACGGGCTATCAGTTTCGGGAAGGCATCGACCGGAGCCTGAAAGGCATCGCGCGCCGGACGGTTTTCGAGTCGAATCTCGATACGGCGATTGAGGATTTAAACGCCAATTACCGTAGTTTTGAGCAGTATTTCCGTCTTTTTTTTCCCGCGTTACAGCAGCACGTCCGTGATTTTCTGACTGATAACCAGTGGAATTGA
- a CDS encoding deoxycytidylate deaminase: MSKPRFDDIFMELAVNLSRRSHCIKAQVGAVLTKDTRIISIGYNGPPSGTHNCDEEFPGVGCPRDSKGSCSLALHAEQNAILYAAKNGAVVEGATIYVTLSPCIACARIIFSMKIAKVVFLHSYARYKGIPTDEGVEFLRKFGVETVQYQPSEGFEAAFAQGDPHL; the protein is encoded by the coding sequence ATGAGTAAACCGCGTTTTGACGATATTTTTATGGAACTGGCCGTTAATCTTTCCAGACGGTCGCATTGCATCAAGGCGCAGGTGGGCGCGGTACTGACGAAAGACACCCGGATTATTTCCATCGGTTACAACGGACCACCGTCCGGCACCCACAACTGCGACGAGGAGTTTCCGGGCGTGGGGTGCCCGCGTGATTCCAAAGGCAGCTGCTCCCTGGCGCTTCACGCCGAGCAGAATGCCATTCTGTATGCCGCCAAAAACGGCGCGGTAGTCGAAGGAGCGACGATCTACGTTACGCTGTCGCCCTGCATCGCCTGCGCCCGCATTATTTTCAGCATGAAAATCGCCAAGGTGGTTTTTCTGCATTCGTACGCCCGCTACAAGGGAATCCCAACCGACGAGGGCGTGGAGTTTTTGCGTAAATTTGGGGTCGAAACTGTTCAATACCAGCCAAGCGAAGGATTCGAAGCTGCGTTTGCGCAGGGCGACCCGCATTTGTAG